The proteins below are encoded in one region of Bremerella sp. P1:
- a CDS encoding efflux RND transporter permease subunit → MMRAIISFCVREPLVMLVVTTVVIVSGWFAMRNVPIDAIPNIGENQVIVFTAWPGRSPKDVEDQITYPLSVAMLAVPNAESVRGKSLFGYSFVQVTFHDSTDFYWARSRVMEQLGTATAMLPDGVVPTLGPDATGLGQVLYYTLDPPEGMNLAQLRSLQDFVVKYELQSVPGVSEVASVGGYVRQYQIEIDPDRLRFHNVPLDQLVDAVRKSNIDVGAKTIESGGMEFIIRGRGFIGANQDSDEAIADIEKTVVRSRDGIPLRIRDLGHVQLGPEFRRGAIDLNGTEAVGGVVVMRYGENPRAVIDRVKQKIEQIEPSLHGVKVNIVYDRTGLIDETIATLTSALTQEVLITAVVILLFLLHIRASIVVAVTLPIAVLLAFVAMYVFGIDANIMSLAGIAIAIGTMVDMGIIVSETIYDQLADWEREGCPGGRARRLEVIQEAASEVAPAVVTAVMTTVVSFLPVFMLTGRDYKLFAPLAWTKTFSLLAALIVAVTLVPVLSRFLLQSSEQKKRTRLFAAGCFASTGFMLGWTLGNVIQAATGMPFTVVVLAMTGIFAAAGYWMLGERLRPVDENPVSRFILWGYEPLLRLFLARKGAFLVVPSVVIALGLGAWIGLPTILKPVEEGSKLLGANLDEVPGYVDLKHTFTGLESDDWIALDEGSWFYMPTLYPAASFSQAMEVLQTQDALIREIPEVENVLGKIGRVESALDPAPAAMIETYVMLKPVDQWREGITTQDIWEQINALATLPGVTPASPLQPIEGRVVMLQSGIKASMAIRIYGDSLDGLADASMKVAEHLKTLPQVNGATVNPDIVLGKPYVEFDVNRDAAARYGMSTAMVNQVIETALGGSNVTKTVEGRERYPVRVRYERHLREQLYELTNLPVVTHSGEVVPLSNLATMNTTWGPGVINSEDARLVAHVSFQPSGSMGDLETAASVKQSLLSAQQDKSLELPKGYSLEPVGSFQNQIEANQRLLWVIPLVMLINLFIIYLQFRHIPISVAVFAGIPVAFAGGMLCLAINSVEINTAVWVGFIALFGIAVDDGVVMATYLDQVFTRKRLSTIEDIRNATVEAGMKRIRPCLMTTFTTIIALVPVIISTGRGSDVAKAMAWPVVGGMTVELLTLFVVPVVFAAFKEFKMNLGMHDRHWVGTEDS, encoded by the coding sequence ATGATGCGTGCAATCATCTCGTTCTGTGTTCGTGAACCCCTGGTGATGTTGGTCGTGACGACGGTCGTGATCGTTTCCGGATGGTTCGCCATGCGGAACGTCCCCATCGATGCGATACCTAACATCGGCGAGAATCAGGTGATTGTCTTCACGGCCTGGCCGGGGCGATCTCCCAAGGATGTCGAAGACCAGATCACCTACCCCCTTTCGGTCGCCATGTTGGCGGTGCCGAATGCAGAGTCGGTGCGTGGGAAAAGCCTGTTCGGGTATAGCTTCGTGCAGGTCACGTTTCACGACAGTACCGACTTTTACTGGGCGCGGTCGCGGGTGATGGAGCAACTGGGAACGGCCACGGCCATGTTGCCGGACGGGGTGGTTCCGACGCTCGGTCCCGACGCCACCGGGCTCGGCCAGGTTCTGTACTACACGCTCGATCCGCCTGAAGGGATGAATTTGGCCCAGCTGCGCTCGCTGCAGGATTTCGTAGTGAAGTACGAACTTCAATCGGTCCCCGGAGTGAGCGAAGTCGCCAGCGTGGGCGGGTATGTGCGGCAGTATCAGATTGAAATCGATCCCGATCGCCTGCGTTTCCACAACGTGCCGCTCGACCAACTGGTCGATGCAGTCCGCAAGTCGAACATTGACGTCGGAGCCAAGACGATCGAATCAGGCGGCATGGAGTTCATCATCCGCGGACGCGGGTTCATCGGCGCTAATCAGGACAGCGACGAGGCGATTGCCGATATTGAAAAGACGGTAGTCCGTTCCCGCGACGGCATACCATTGCGCATTCGCGACCTGGGGCATGTGCAACTGGGGCCGGAGTTCCGGCGCGGTGCGATCGACCTCAACGGCACCGAGGCGGTCGGGGGCGTCGTGGTGATGCGCTACGGCGAAAACCCACGGGCGGTGATCGACCGCGTGAAGCAGAAGATCGAGCAAATCGAACCTAGCCTGCATGGCGTGAAGGTCAACATTGTCTACGACCGTACTGGCCTGATCGATGAAACGATCGCCACGTTGACCTCGGCGCTGACCCAGGAGGTTCTCATTACGGCGGTGGTGATCCTGTTGTTCCTGCTGCATATCCGGGCGAGCATCGTTGTCGCGGTTACCTTGCCCATTGCCGTGCTTCTTGCGTTCGTGGCGATGTACGTGTTTGGCATCGATGCCAACATTATGTCGCTGGCCGGCATTGCGATCGCGATCGGTACGATGGTCGACATGGGGATCATCGTTTCCGAGACCATCTACGACCAATTGGCCGACTGGGAACGGGAAGGCTGCCCTGGCGGACGCGCTCGACGGTTGGAGGTAATACAAGAGGCGGCCAGTGAAGTCGCCCCGGCGGTGGTTACCGCCGTGATGACGACGGTGGTCAGTTTTCTGCCGGTGTTCATGTTAACGGGACGCGACTACAAGCTATTCGCACCGCTGGCCTGGACAAAAACGTTTTCACTGCTGGCGGCATTGATCGTCGCCGTGACACTCGTGCCGGTGCTGAGTCGTTTCCTTCTTCAATCTTCCGAGCAAAAAAAGCGAACCCGTCTCTTTGCCGCTGGCTGCTTTGCCAGTACCGGCTTCATGCTGGGATGGACGCTCGGAAATGTGATTCAGGCAGCCACCGGCATGCCCTTCACGGTCGTGGTTCTGGCGATGACAGGCATCTTTGCTGCGGCCGGCTATTGGATGCTTGGTGAACGTCTGCGGCCGGTCGACGAGAATCCTGTCAGCCGGTTCATACTCTGGGGGTACGAACCATTATTGCGGCTTTTCTTGGCCCGAAAGGGTGCCTTCCTGGTGGTTCCAAGCGTGGTGATCGCACTTGGGCTGGGGGCTTGGATCGGCCTGCCAACCATTCTGAAACCGGTGGAAGAAGGATCGAAGCTGCTGGGGGCGAACCTTGATGAAGTGCCAGGCTATGTCGACCTAAAGCATACGTTCACCGGTCTGGAATCGGATGACTGGATCGCGCTCGACGAAGGGAGTTGGTTCTACATGCCGACGCTCTACCCGGCCGCCAGTTTCTCGCAAGCCATGGAGGTGTTGCAAACGCAGGACGCATTGATCCGGGAGATCCCGGAAGTCGAAAACGTATTGGGCAAGATCGGCCGCGTCGAATCGGCTCTCGATCCGGCCCCAGCTGCGATGATCGAAACGTACGTCATGCTCAAGCCGGTAGACCAATGGCGGGAAGGTATCACGACTCAAGATATCTGGGAACAGATCAACGCCTTGGCGACGTTGCCCGGCGTGACGCCTGCGTCCCCACTTCAGCCGATTGAAGGTCGCGTGGTGATGCTGCAAAGCGGTATTAAAGCGTCGATGGCAATCCGGATTTATGGTGATAGCCTGGATGGCCTGGCCGATGCTTCGATGAAAGTTGCCGAGCATCTCAAGACGCTTCCTCAGGTCAATGGAGCGACGGTGAACCCCGACATCGTGCTGGGCAAGCCCTACGTCGAGTTCGACGTCAACCGCGATGCGGCGGCGCGCTATGGAATGTCGACGGCGATGGTCAACCAGGTGATCGAAACGGCCCTGGGCGGTTCGAACGTAACGAAGACGGTCGAAGGACGCGAGCGTTACCCCGTGCGGGTTCGGTACGAGCGTCATCTGCGCGAGCAACTCTATGAGCTAACGAACCTGCCGGTCGTCACGCATTCCGGCGAGGTGGTTCCCCTTTCCAATCTGGCGACGATGAACACGACCTGGGGGCCAGGCGTGATCAACAGCGAAGACGCCCGCTTAGTAGCACACGTGTCCTTTCAGCCGTCCGGCTCGATGGGCGACCTGGAAACGGCTGCGTCAGTGAAGCAAAGTTTGCTTTCTGCACAGCAAGATAAAAGTCTTGAGTTGCCCAAGGGGTATTCTCTTGAACCAGTCGGGTCGTTTCAAAACCAGATCGAAGCGAACCAGCGACTGCTGTGGGTGATTCCACTGGTGATGTTGATCAACCTATTCATTATTTATTTGCAGTTTCGTCACATACCAATCTCGGTGGCGGTCTTCGCTGGCATACCCGTGGCATTTGCTGGGGGGATGTTGTGCCTGGCGATCAACTCGGTCGAGATCAACACGGCCGTGTGGGTGGGGTTCATTGCCTTGTTTGGTATTGCCGTCGACGATGGCGTGGTGATGGCAACGTACTTAGATCAGGTCTTCACGCGGAAACGCTTAAGCACGATCGAAGACATCCGCAATGCGACCGTCGAGGCGGGCATGAAGCGGATTCGTCCCTGCTTGATGACCACCTTCACGACGATCATCGCCCTGGTACCGGTCATCATATCAACGGGGCGCGGCAGTGATGTGGCCAAGGCAATGGCCTGGCCGGTTGTCGGCGGCATGACGGTCGAGCTGCTGACACTGTTCGTCGTGCCGGTTGTCTTCGCCGCGTTCAAGGAATTCAAGATGAACCTGGGCATGCACGATCGGCACTGGGTAGGAACCGAAGACTCGTAA
- a CDS encoding efflux RND transporter periplasmic adaptor subunit, producing the protein MSTSSHSSGQQATPQPPRHTASWWIARLAPIGLFLLAGILLIVLLGVAQRVGWIGTDGGPQATSGGDSQQIYTCPMHPQIRQPGPGRCPICGMALVPAASGSADLDEFAVTIEPAQRRLAQIETAPVTSKPVSTTIETIGAIEIDESRQATISAYIDGRVERLFADYTGVVVAKGDHLAVVYSPQLYAAQAEYLEARNTVQRMSNTSLAAIREAQQKLMENARQKLIELGMTEEQVQQLETSGKAESRLTIYAPMGGTVIEKLAEEGKYIKAGEPIYRIANLSTVWLMLELYPEDASQIRFGQQVKAELTSLPGETLTGRVAFIDPEVNVKNRTVGVRVEFKNDAGRLRPGDYAEAQIEIPIGPQGTVYDEQLAGKWISPMHPQVIRDEPGPCPICGMDLVPTSRYGYADEPIDRKASTVIPRSALLMAGKNSVVYVETDPGRFEIRTIKLGPILKDEAVVLEGVKPGEMVATSGNFLIDSQMQLAGKPSLIDPSRYVMKQNRNTPMEFNSIDITQLEGLGGQDLEALYQVYFKIQSQLAADKKPKAEDAQQLFQLATNLSQHPQLSESLREQLATIAKNAEHLHHMSLEEARKNFKPISHAVLNLATTIRGQGASQPFHQFFCPMVKGGEGDWLQANDRLLNPYYGSQMLRCGEHVRTIQPDAVADHVHPPEAKPDMTEGDQ; encoded by the coding sequence ATGTCGACGTCATCTCACTCTTCCGGTCAGCAAGCGACGCCCCAGCCACCCAGGCACACGGCAAGTTGGTGGATCGCACGTCTTGCTCCCATTGGACTATTCCTTCTAGCTGGCATCCTGCTGATTGTGCTGCTGGGCGTTGCTCAGCGTGTTGGCTGGATCGGAACCGATGGCGGCCCGCAGGCGACGTCAGGCGGCGACTCGCAGCAGATCTACACGTGTCCAATGCATCCGCAGATACGTCAGCCTGGACCGGGGCGTTGTCCGATCTGTGGGATGGCGTTGGTACCGGCTGCTTCAGGCAGCGCCGATCTGGATGAGTTCGCCGTGACGATCGAGCCTGCCCAGCGTCGCTTGGCCCAGATCGAAACGGCCCCGGTCACGTCGAAACCAGTTTCGACCACGATCGAAACGATCGGCGCGATCGAGATCGACGAGAGCCGTCAGGCAACGATCTCCGCCTATATCGATGGACGCGTGGAACGTTTGTTTGCCGACTACACCGGGGTGGTTGTCGCGAAGGGGGATCACCTGGCGGTTGTCTACAGCCCACAGTTGTACGCGGCCCAGGCCGAGTACCTGGAAGCCCGCAACACGGTCCAGCGGATGAGTAACACGTCGCTGGCCGCCATTCGCGAGGCGCAGCAAAAGCTGATGGAGAACGCCCGGCAGAAGCTCATTGAATTGGGAATGACCGAAGAGCAAGTTCAGCAACTGGAAACGAGCGGCAAGGCCGAGTCTCGGCTCACCATCTACGCCCCGATGGGCGGAACGGTGATCGAGAAGCTGGCCGAAGAAGGGAAGTACATCAAAGCGGGCGAGCCGATTTATCGCATTGCCAACCTGTCGACGGTGTGGCTCATGCTGGAACTCTATCCCGAAGATGCCTCGCAGATTCGCTTCGGTCAGCAGGTAAAAGCCGAGCTGACATCGCTTCCCGGCGAGACGCTTACCGGGCGGGTGGCCTTCATCGATCCGGAAGTGAACGTGAAGAACCGTACGGTCGGCGTGCGTGTCGAGTTCAAGAATGATGCGGGACGTTTACGCCCAGGCGACTACGCCGAGGCACAAATTGAAATACCGATCGGGCCTCAAGGAACGGTTTACGACGAGCAACTGGCCGGCAAGTGGATCAGCCCGATGCATCCCCAGGTCATTCGCGACGAGCCGGGCCCGTGCCCTATCTGCGGCATGGACCTGGTGCCGACATCGCGATACGGCTACGCCGACGAACCGATCGACCGGAAGGCCTCGACGGTCATTCCCCGGTCGGCGCTTCTGATGGCCGGGAAGAATAGCGTGGTGTATGTCGAGACCGACCCGGGCCGCTTCGAGATCCGCACCATAAAGCTGGGCCCGATCTTGAAGGATGAGGCCGTCGTGCTGGAAGGGGTCAAGCCAGGCGAAATGGTCGCGACCTCTGGTAACTTCCTGATCGATTCGCAAATGCAGCTGGCCGGCAAACCGAGCCTGATCGATCCGTCCCGTTACGTCATGAAGCAGAACCGCAATACACCGATGGAGTTCAACTCGATCGACATCACCCAGCTCGAGGGTCTCGGTGGCCAGGATCTGGAAGCGTTGTACCAGGTCTACTTCAAGATTCAAAGCCAGCTTGCGGCGGACAAGAAGCCCAAGGCAGAAGACGCGCAGCAGCTGTTTCAGTTGGCCACGAATCTCTCGCAGCACCCTCAGCTTAGCGAGTCGCTCCGCGAGCAACTGGCGACGATCGCCAAGAATGCCGAGCACCTGCACCATATGTCGCTTGAAGAGGCCCGCAAGAACTTCAAGCCGATCAGTCATGCCGTGTTGAACCTGGCGACGACCATTCGCGGGCAAGGAGCATCGCAGCCGTTCCACCAGTTCTTCTGCCCAATGGTCAAAGGAGGTGAAGGAGACTGGCTTCAGGCCAACGATCGATTGTTGAACCCCTACTATGGCAGCCAGATGCTCCGCTGTGGCGAGCATGTCAGGACGATCCAGCCCGATGCGGTGGCGGATCATGTTCATCCCCCTGAAGCAAAGCCTGACATGACAGAAGGAGACCAATAG
- a CDS encoding RNA polymerase sigma factor has translation MQLDDQLAGKVDLSGVVQLTLFEASRSGWEERTEDDRLPWIRRIFAHNLLDEIRKFRSQTRDVTREHSIEQSASRLNQWLASEQSTPSRKAMMAEEELRLAIALACLPDAQRVAIELHHLKGLPLDHISQRMNKTKGAVAALIFRGTSNLRELLTNQQDNPDV, from the coding sequence ATGCAACTTGACGATCAGTTGGCTGGGAAAGTGGACCTGTCAGGTGTAGTTCAATTGACACTATTCGAAGCAAGCCGCAGTGGATGGGAAGAGCGTACCGAAGATGATCGGCTTCCGTGGATACGACGAATATTTGCCCACAACCTACTGGACGAGATTCGCAAGTTCCGTTCCCAGACGCGTGATGTCACTCGAGAGCACTCGATTGAGCAATCGGCCTCCCGGCTGAATCAATGGCTCGCGAGCGAACAGTCCACTCCGAGCAGGAAAGCCATGATGGCGGAAGAAGAGTTGCGGCTGGCAATCGCGCTTGCATGCCTGCCTGATGCACAGCGAGTGGCAATCGAACTACATCATCTCAAGGGCTTGCCGCTTGATCATATCAGTCAACGAATGAACAAGACCAAAGGCGCCGTTGCCGCATTGATCTTCAGAGGCACATCGAACCTGCGTGAACTTTTGACTAACCAGCAGGACAATCCTGATGTCTGA
- a CDS encoding TolC family protein, translating to MLALDSKTYCCLSLLLLVGGCATTAPSPSAKPALADPSLHAAARLPDAEVDVAVVPSVVDLPAEPIDEPVVQLTAYQGEDSSETLAGLEQMARNRNPRLTRLYQEYQGSLAKSQYADKLPDPRFGANVFGNAIETAAGSQRANMTFSQAIPWLSRLRADEQRAIFEAYAIAAELEAETLRVEAAVRTNWYRLYVLDQQIEIAQANQQLLQSLIDVANARIATGAASQGDVLLGTLELSQLEERLLTYRRQRLGVQAELNRLVARDTETPIGSPKTIQPSLPTVSADELAHIAIQNQPEIEAAQMKAHATRWGVEVVRLMRRPEFVLSASYYPTDDNRPPSTVVDVGQDPWALGAQVSIPIWHNKYDAMEIEAKWKHQAAHSSVEELADRYEAMIVDLLAEARRAQETASLYESTILPQARQTLDADQQAYANGAVEFDRVIRDYRSLLTLEVGYHQAMGDLATAVAKLSQTSGTDVTLLVPPQP from the coding sequence ATGCTGGCACTTGATTCCAAAACCTATTGTTGCCTATCTCTTTTGCTGCTGGTTGGCGGCTGCGCTACGACTGCCCCGTCGCCCAGTGCGAAGCCGGCGTTGGCTGATCCGAGTCTGCATGCGGCAGCTCGTTTGCCTGACGCTGAGGTTGACGTCGCGGTTGTGCCCTCTGTGGTCGACCTTCCGGCGGAACCGATTGACGAGCCGGTCGTTCAATTGACTGCCTACCAAGGGGAAGATTCATCAGAAACGCTCGCCGGACTCGAGCAGATGGCGCGGAACCGAAATCCACGGCTGACGCGGCTCTATCAGGAGTATCAAGGTTCGTTGGCCAAGTCGCAGTATGCCGACAAGTTGCCCGATCCTCGTTTCGGAGCCAACGTGTTTGGCAACGCCATTGAGACGGCCGCCGGATCACAGCGGGCCAACATGACCTTCAGCCAGGCAATTCCCTGGCTTTCACGCCTACGAGCCGATGAGCAGCGGGCAATATTCGAGGCGTATGCCATCGCTGCAGAGCTTGAAGCGGAAACGCTGCGGGTCGAAGCGGCCGTTCGGACGAATTGGTACCGCTTGTATGTGCTCGATCAGCAGATCGAGATTGCTCAAGCGAATCAGCAGCTGCTTCAATCGCTGATCGATGTTGCCAATGCCAGGATCGCGACAGGGGCCGCTTCGCAGGGGGATGTCCTGCTGGGGACGCTGGAGCTTTCGCAACTAGAAGAACGGCTGCTCACCTACCGGCGTCAACGCCTCGGCGTGCAGGCCGAGCTCAACCGGCTGGTGGCTCGCGATACGGAAACGCCGATCGGCTCGCCGAAAACAATTCAGCCGAGTTTGCCAACAGTAAGTGCTGATGAACTAGCGCACATTGCGATTCAGAATCAGCCAGAGATTGAGGCCGCGCAGATGAAAGCCCATGCCACTCGCTGGGGCGTGGAGGTTGTCCGGCTGATGCGCCGGCCTGAGTTCGTCCTTTCGGCCAGTTACTACCCGACCGACGACAATCGTCCACCGAGCACCGTTGTGGATGTCGGGCAAGACCCATGGGCGTTGGGTGCTCAGGTCAGTATTCCGATCTGGCATAACAAATACGATGCCATGGAGATCGAAGCGAAGTGGAAGCATCAGGCCGCGCATAGTTCTGTCGAAGAACTCGCGGATCGGTACGAAGCGATGATCGTCGACCTGTTGGCCGAGGCGCGGCGTGCCCAGGAAACGGCATCGCTTTACGAGTCGACGATCCTTCCCCAGGCCCGTCAGACGCTGGATGCCGACCAGCAGGCCTATGCCAACGGGGCGGTCGAGTTCGATCGGGTGATTCGCGACTATCGCAGTCTGCTGACCCTGGAAGTGGGCTACCACCAGGCCATGGGCGATCTGGCGACCGCAGTTGCCAAACTGTCCCAGACGAGCGGAACGGATGTCACATTGCTGGTTCCACCACAGCCTTGA